TAATTTCTACTCCGTAGTAAATAATCATTGGAATAACACCTGAAAACATCCATGAACCAATAAGTGCACCGACACTCCATAAAATTAGAATAGCAGGCATTGCCATTGATATTTTTTCAATTATTCCTTTTTGCATTTCATCCCAAGAATATCCCAGACTAATAGCTATTCCGCCTGCTAAAAATGCAATTAAAATTAGTATAGGCTCAGCTTTAAGTTTCATATAGCCAACCCCTATAACTAATGTAACCATCATGAAAACTATTGGCATAACTGCTTGAACAAATGTTGGTTTTTTCTTTACCCTCTCTTTTTTATCCATTTATATTCATCTCCCTATATATTTATTTATAAATTATTTAGCAATTATTATGCCAAAGCAATATATATATATACATATCACTAATTTTCATTAGTTTGCAGATATTTTTTCATTTTAGCCCGACTGTTTTTGTTATCCCAGTATAATTTGATGGCTGATAAAAACCATAGCATGGTTAATTATAACCAACTATGGTCTGAATATTTTTCCATTACTCTTTTACCTTTTTCAGTAATTCTTGAACCCTGTTTCTTATATTCAACAATTAGCTGTTTGTCTTTTAATTCTTTCAATATTTTCCGAATTTTTCCTTCACCTATTTTTTCATCTAGTTCTGATGCCATTTCAGCAATTTTTATTCTTCCTAATGCCATATTTTCATTTTTGGCAAACAAATTAAGTACCCATATGGAATATGAATCTAAAAACACGTCGTTTGTTTTAAAAGTATTGCGCATATAGCTGTGCAGCAATGACATTCCTGCTTTCTCGCCCTCATATATTAATGCCAGATATTCAATAAGATTTAACATTTCTCTGACATTGCCCGGCCATTGATAATCTAATAAAAACCTTATGGTCTCCTCTTCAAAAAATTCATTAAGAGACGTTATTTGTTTATCTGATAATTTAATATTTATAAAATGCTTTAGAAGATGCTGCACGTCATCTCTTCTTCTGCGTAAAGGGATTGTTTCTAAAGGAAGTATATTTAATCTGTAAAATAAATCCTGTCTAAACTTATTTTCTTTTATCAGTTCAATTATATTTTTATTTGTTGCGGCAATAATTCTCACATCTACTGACAATTCATCCGCAGCTCCGATTTTTCGTATGCGTTTTTCCTCCAAAACTCTTAACAGTTTAGTTTGTATATCAATGGGAATATCTCCTATTTCATCAATAAATATAGTACCGCCATTTGCTATCTCAAATATTCCCATTCTCCCTCCCTTTATCGCGCCGGTAAATGTACCTTCTTCATATCCAAACAATTCCGCTTCAACAAGGCTTGATGTCAAAGTTGCAATATTAATAGGAACAAATGCTTTGCTGCTCCTGTATGAATTCATATGTATGGCCTGAGCTAGTATTTCCTTGCCGGTGCCGTTTTCTCCCGTTATCAGTACGGTCCCGTCACTTCTAGAAAATTTCTGAGCCCTGCTGATCATCTCAATTACATTTGTATTGATTGTAATATAATCATTAAAATTATGGAGATTCCTCTGAACATATGTATTAATTCTTTGATTGTATTTTACATCTGATGCCGATAAATCCTTATTAATCTTAGCTGAAACTATATAGCCGTATTTTTTTAAAAAATTAACTTGCCTTATTTCAACTGATACTTCTCTATTTTCTATTCTGCATACGAATTTTCCATAATC
Above is a window of Sedimentibacter sp. MB35-C1 DNA encoding:
- a CDS encoding sigma 54-interacting transcriptional regulator, producing MKKILIISEGINTGTIISNQLKNLFGKRVNIESVIVSELKSKRPEVDLVLYTSAHFKNKASRYIDSNIPSLIARRIINHKNIKEIITIDENKDVLFVNDSYESTKEAIEQLIELGLDHVRYNPYYPGCAVCPDLQITIVAGESQLVPYKPEKLIDIGSRILDIQSVHEIASVLKIEKQINDSQIKDYIRDIIDISKEIDESRKAYCESEQKLQLIVNNLDYGVSFINSEGTIMSANSKFGYIFGLKTKDLLAKNICDMINLDLFSINDYGKFVCRIENREVSVEIRQVNFLKKYGYIVSAKINKDLSASDVKYNQRINTYVQRNLHNFNDYITINTNVIEMISRAQKFSRSDGTVLITGENGTGKEILAQAIHMNSYRSSKAFVPINIATLTSSLVEAELFGYEEGTFTGAIKGGRMGIFEIANGGTIFIDEIGDIPIDIQTKLLRVLEEKRIRKIGAADELSVDVRIIAATNKNIIELIKENKFRQDLFYRLNILPLETIPLRRRRDDVQHLLKHFINIKLSDKQITSLNEFFEEETIRFLLDYQWPGNVREMLNLIEYLALIYEGEKAGMSLLHSYMRNTFKTNDVFLDSYSIWVLNLFAKNENMALGRIKIAEMASELDEKIGEGKIRKILKELKDKQLIVEYKKQGSRITEKGKRVMEKYSDHSWL